From the Proteus vulgaris genome, the window AGTTTTCTGATTTATCCACAGGGCTGGGATCTATTCTTTTTTATCTTTTATTCTTTCTTTATTCTAGCGTTTTTATTTCATTGATTTTAAACATAAAAAAAACACAAAGGTGATACGAAAATCATAAAAGGTGATACGAAAATCATAAAATAAACCTCAAAGGTGATACGAAAATCATAATATTCACAAAAAACACAAAAAAGTGATTGATTATAAATTAATATCACCTTTATGATTGGTGATATTAATTCTTTCAATATAACCGAGGTGTTGATGTCTGAGCTTGTTGTGTTCAAAGCAAATGAATTGGCAGTTAGTCGCTATGACCTAACAGAGCATGAAACTAAATTGATATTATGTTGCGTTGCTCTATTAAATCCAACGTTAGATACCCCGTCGAGAGCAGATAGAACAGTGTCTTTCACTTATCAGCAATATGCAAAGATGATGGGCTTATCACCAGATAATGCATATCACCGCTTAAATAAAGCGACTAGTGAGTTAATGACAAGAACCGTAGAAATAATCTATCCAACTGGAAGGATATCTAAGCGCATATTCCAGTGGGTAAATTACGCTGAGTTTGACAGAGAAACACAATCCTTATCTTTGGTTTTTAGTGAAGATATATTGCCTTATTTGTTTCAGTTGAAAAAATTCATAAAATACAATCTGGAACACGTCAAAGCCTTTGAAAATAAATATTCCATGCGTGTTTACGAATGGATACTCAAAGAATTAACTCAACGTAAAACTCACAAAGCAAATGTTGAAATTAGCATTAATGATTTTAAATTCATGATGATGATCGAGAAAAAATATAAGGAATTTAAGATCTTTAACCGAGACGTGCTAAAGCCTGTAAGTAAAGATTTGAATACCTACAGCAACATGAAGTTAGCAATAGAAAAGCGCGGTCGTCCTGCTGACACCCTGATATTTCAAGTTGAACTGGATAAGCAAATTGACCTTGTGACTGAGCTGGAAAAAGATCCAGCATCAAAAAAAGAAGATAAGGCAATCCGTTTAACGCCTGATAATCGTCTTCATGAGGGGCTAAAAACAACATTGCATGATGCTTTAACGGCAAAAATTCAACTGACTAGTTTTGAAGCAAAATTCCTGAGCGATATGCAAAGCAAGTACGATCTTAACGGCTCATTTACATGGCTGACTCAAAAACAACGAACTACGCTAGAGAAAATTCTGGCGAAATACGGGCGGATATGAGGTATCTATGGCACTGGTATCAGTTACAGAGGCAGCCAGACTAACTGGAAAAAACAGAG encodes:
- a CDS encoding replication initiation protein translates to MSELVVFKANELAVSRYDLTEHETKLILCCVALLNPTLDTPSRADRTVSFTYQQYAKMMGLSPDNAYHRLNKATSELMTRTVEIIYPTGRISKRIFQWVNYAEFDRETQSLSLVFSEDILPYLFQLKKFIKYNLEHVKAFENKYSMRVYEWILKELTQRKTHKANVEISINDFKFMMMIEKKYKEFKIFNRDVLKPVSKDLNTYSNMKLAIEKRGRPADTLIFQVELDKQIDLVTELEKDPASKKEDKAIRLTPDNRLHEGLKTTLHDALTAKIQLTSFEAKFLSDMQSKYDLNGSFTWLTQKQRTTLEKILAKYGRI